In Nostoc piscinale CENA21, the genomic stretch TCAACTTCAATAATATTCAAGGGATACTGTTTGGGAACAAGTTGCGTTTCTAGTCGATTCGGCACACCCAACCATTCAATTTCATAGTTTGGCAGTTTTTCTGCCAGTGCGATCGCCGGAAACAAATGTCCACCAGTCCCACTGGCAGCTATGAGTAATCTTATCGGTGCGTTTGTCATCAAACCTCTACCGTTTAGCGCCTAGCTTAACTAAGATAAAACAATTTCCCGACCTTCATGAATAAAATCAGTAAACTGTTACCAATGACTAACATTATTCCTATATTCCGCAAACGCCAACCCCGGTTTTTAACTCCAAGTTGGCTGTTATTATCGCTGCTGACACTTGGTTTAACTAGCAGTTTACACAGTGTGCAAGCAGCCACTCCCCCAACTCCACCAGCAGAACTAAATAATTTACTAACACAAATTGATACAGCCGCTAGTAAAGGCAATGCTCAAGCCGTACTTCAATTCTACAGTCCCAATTTTACCAATGGAGATGGCTTAAACCGTACAAACTTGGAAAAAGCCCTGGTGACTCTTTGGAAACAATACCCCCAATTACGCTACACCACAAAGCTGCAATCATGGAAATCTGAAGGTAATGCCATTATTGCCGAAACAGTCACTAACATTTCTAGCGCCTCATCCACTAACGCTAATAACTTGGCGCTGAATGCCACAATCACATCCCGTCAAAGAATTGCAGGCGGCAAAATTGTCAGTCAAGAAATCTTAGGAGAACGGACTCTGATTACTAGAGGTAATCAGCCACCCCAACTAGATGTGAAATTACCCCAGCAAGTAAAAGTTGGGCAGCAGTATAGTTTTGATGCCATTGTGAAAGAACCATTGGGAGAGGATTTTCTACTAGGGGCAGCAATGGAAGAACCTGTCAAAATCGAAAAATATCTCAACCCTGCACCTTTAGATTTGCAATTACTCACATCCGGTGGCATCTTTAAAGTTGGACGCGCCCCTGCAACTCCTGGTAATCACTGGGTTTCTGCCGTGGTTGTTCGGGGTGAAGGAATCACAATGGTAAGTCAGCGTTTAAGAGTAGTTAAATGAAGTCTGAAGCACATAGCCCTCAGACTGAAGTCTGGAGCTATACAAACTAAACCCACCTGCGCGGGTTTGATATCCTTCAATCTTCACCTTGGTCAATAGTTCAGAATTATTGGACAATTAACACTGGACTATTGACTATTGACTAACAATGATTTCCCTACAAAATCAAATTGTGTTAATTACTGGTGCAAGCAGTGGAATAGGTACTGCTTGTGCCAAAGTTTTTGCTGGTGCTGGTGCAAAGTTGATTTTAGCGGCGCGACGGCTGGAACGTTTGCAGCAGTTAGCAGACAGCTTAAACCAAGAATTTGGGACAACCACTCATTTATTACAGCTAGATGTGCGCGATCGCCCTGCGGTAGAATCAGCAATCAATAGTCTGCCTGCTGAATGGTCGAATATAGACATTCTCATCAACAACGCCGGTTTGAGTCGCAGTTTAGATAAGCTGCACGAAGGCGACTTTCAAGACTGGGAAGAAATGATAGATACCAATATCAAAGGTTTGCTTTACCTCACCCGCTATGTCGTTCCGGGAATGGTCAGCCGTGGTCGTGGTCATGTGGTCAATCTTGGTTCCATCGCCGGACATCAAACTTACCCTGGTGGGAATGTTTACTGTGCAACGAAAGCTGCGGTTAAAGCAATTTCGGAAGGTTTAAAACAAGACTTGTTAGGTACTCCAGTCCGCGTTACTTCTGTTGATCCTGGGATGGTAGAAACAGAATTTAGTGAAGTGCGGTTTCATGGCGACGCGGAACGCGCCAAGCGAGTTTATCAAGGCGTAAATCCCTTAACTGCTGATGATATTGCTGATGTGATATTTTTCTGCACCACGCGATCGCCCCACGTTAACATTAACGAAGTCATCCTCATGCCAGTAGATCAAGCCAGCGCCACTCTCGTCCATCGTCATCATTAAGTACTTTATATTACGGCTAAAATCTTTATACTTAGAAAGTTTATAGATATGTAGGTTGGTGAAACGAAGTCAAACTTAATAAATACAAGGTTTTAATTTTTGATTTTTGTTTCTCAACCTACATTTGCAGTATTTTAAATCAGTATATTTTTTAACGTCTTACTTAAAACTTTAACAATTACTTGCAACTCATACTCATTTCGACTATGATTTATTTAAAGAAATCAAATAAATCATCCCAGCTATGGAGAGCCTTGTTATCGGTGTATTTGCTAGTCTAGGAGCCGGACTAGCTACAGCCATCGGAGCCTTACCTGTTTTACTCCCAATTAACTTAACGCAACGAGTACAAGGAATCATGCTGGGGTTTGGTGGGGGAGTGATGTTAGCGGCCACATCCTTTTCATTAATTATGCCAGGGACAGAAGCCGCAATGGCTCAAGGTTTATCCCAAACAAATGCGGCATTAATTATTGTTGCAGGGATGTTGTTAGGAGGAGCATTCCTCCAACTAGCTCATCGTTTTTTACCCCACGAACACTTTTTTAAAGGCAAGGAAAACTTTCATGGCAATAATCTTAAGCGAATTTGGCTTTTTATTGCCGCAATTACTATTCATAACTTCCCCGAAGGATTAGCCGTCGGCGTGAATTTTGGCAATAATAATATTAGTGATGGCATTCCCGTAGCCTTGGGAATTGGCTTACAAAATATTCCCGAAGGTTTAGTAGTTGCCTTATCATTAGTTGCTGAGAAATATTCAGCCACTTATGCTTTATGGATTTCTTTACTCACAGGTTTAGTCGAACCCATTGGTGGTTTAATTGGTGCTGGTGTGGTGAGTATTGCTAATTTTGTTTTACCTTGGGCAATGGCATTTGCAGCCGGAGCAATGTTATTTGTCATTAGTGATGAAATCATCCCCGAATCACATCGCAAAGGCTTAGAAAAAGAAGGAACATTCGGTGTCATGTTTGGCTTTGTAGTGATGATGTTTTTAGATATTGCTCTGGGATAATTTAGCTAGTACAACAAGGCAAAAGTAAAAAATCAAAAGGAAAAAGAAAAAATATTGATACTACAAGCCTTTTAGTAATTCCTTATGGTCTGTTTATTTACGCCATGCTGTACTAGTGAGAAAGTTAATTAACCAGTTAATTTGTCATTTGTCATTGGTAAAAGTTTGATTTTATTTCTCAAAAAACAGTACACCTAAAATTACAGTTTTCCATTCTCAACTTTCACAAATAATTTCCAACTCAAAAGGAGCGAATTATGAACTTCACTCGCTTTGAACATCTTAACCTTGCTTGCAAAGACATTGCAGCCAGCCAAAAATTTTATCAAACTCTATTTCCTGATTGGTATGTACGTGCTGAAGGTGTGTATAACGGTAGTCGTTGGTTACATTTTGGTAATGACCAATTTTATTTAACTTTGAATGATTATTCAGAGCAGAATCGAGTGTCACAACCCTACGAAAGCATTGGTATTAATCACGTCGGCTTTGTCATTAAAGACGGCGAAGGAATGCAAAAATTGCTAGAAAACGCGGGGATTGAATATTACACACTTACAGCACCAGAAACCAAGCACAGAATCTATGTCAATGACCCCGATGGTAATGAAATTGAGTTAGTAGAATATCAACCAGATTATGCGCTGAGGTAAATATAATTCCTAGACATTACTTGTGAATTAACAAAACAGAATACATCCGCTACTTCGCCAGAATTCTCTAATTGAATTCTGTGCGAGTAGTAGTGCTTTACCTCACGCTCTTATTCTGATACCAATTCACGAAATTACAGTATCAAAACTTTACCATTCACCGACATAAGTACCTAAAGAACGGGCGCTGTGTATCAAATAACTGCCGGGATCGACGGGTGATGGGCTTTTAGCGACTACATCTGCAATGGGAACAGGGACGACTTGCCCATTTTGCCAAGCTACCATCTGGTCGTATTTTTCTTGAGCAATTAAATCTACAGCAGCTTTGCCAAAAACTGTAGCTGTGAGTCTGTCTAAGGCAGAAGGAATTCCACCACGTTGAATATGTCCTAAAACAGAAACTCGTGTATCTACTTCATGGTTGGTACATTGAGTGATTTGGTCTGCAATGTATTGTCCCATGCCACATTTTAATGATGGGTATTTGTTATTGAGTTCTAAACCGCAACTGTTACCAAAATCAGCTACGCAAGGTGAAATACCTTCCGCAACGACAACAATGGCAAATTTCCGCCGCCAAGTATTTCGCAGTTCGTCGAGATGTTGGCATAAACCGGGAATTGTGTAAGTTACTTCGGGGATTAAAATTACATCTGCGCCGCCGGCAATACCGGAATGTAAAGCTAAATGTCCGGCGGTGCGTCCCATCACTTCCACAATCATGACGCGATCGTGGCTGGCGGCGGTAAATGTGAGACGATTGAGAGCATCGACAATTGTATTCACAGCCGAATCAAATCCGATCGCTCTTTCTGTTAAAGCAACGTCATTATCTATAGTTTTGGGAATCGTAATTAAATTCCAATTACCAAGCGTCGCTAGTTGATGAATAATATTCATACTGCCATCACCGCCAATGGCAATCAAGGCATCTAACTGTAATTCTGCGTAACTAGCAATCATCTCACCCGCACGGGCTAGGGTATCGCCTTTATTGATTGTGCCGAGAATAGTACCGCCCATATTCAGCAGGGGATCGATACCGCGCAAATCCCAACCGTGGACGCTGAGTGCGATCACTTGTCGCTCTAATAAACCTTGTGTAGCATAAGGAATACCAACAACTTCCCAATTGTATGTGAGTGTGGCATGACTCACAACTGCACGAATTACACAATTCAAACCCGGACAGTCGCCGCCACTAGTCAGAATACCAATACGTTTTTTCATATTTATATGTCATTTGTCCTTTGTTATTAGATCAGGACTTACGCAGAATCATGAAAAAACTTAGACGCGCAAGCGGCTTCCCGAAGGGTACCGCAAAGGACACGAAGTTAAGAGGATTCGAGAGGGTTCTTGCGTAAGTCCTATAGATGTCTCCCTTACACCCCTGCACCCTCGTACCCCACTCCCAGTTTTAGCCATGATAATAAGATGGTTCATAAACTCGCCCCCATTCAGGTTTATATGTCCGCAAAGCTTTCATATATTGGGCGCGTTCAAAGGCGCTGGGATTTGGGCAATTTTTCTGACTCATGCTACCTTGTAACTGCCGGACTGATTCATATTCGTGTTTTTCCATCCATTGGCGCATTTCCTCCTCAATGCAGTGAATGTGATTAATGCCTTGATGCAGCAGTACAGAACACAACATAGTAATATTTGCGCCCACCATCAGCATTTTTAAGACATCTTGGCCGTTGTGAATACCACTGGTTGCGGCTAAGTCGGCATTGATGCGATCATAGAGAATAGCAATCCAACGCAGAGGTAAGCGGATATCTTGGGGAGTGCTTAAAAGTACGTTTGGTTGGACTTCCAAGGTTTCGAGGTTGATATCTGGTTGATAAAATCGATTGAACAACACCAAAGCATCAGCCCCAGCATCATCTAAACGCTGGGCGAAATTGGCCATATTGGTAAAATAGGGACTCAGCTTGACTGCAACGGGAACATTCACAGAAGCTTTGACGTTACGCACCATATTGACGTAACTTTCCTCGATATCTTCTCCTGGAAGTTCCGTGTCAGTTTGGACGTAGTAAATATTTAATTCTAGTGCTGAAATACCTGCCTGTTTTAAAAGCCTAGCGTAGTCAGTCCAGCCATCTAAAGAAGAACCATTCAAGCTGGCAATAATGGGGATATCGACTTTTTCCTTAGCTTTGTGAATTAGTTCTAAATATTCGTCTGGGCCGATGCGAAATCTTTCTGGTTCAGGAAAATAAGTCAGAGATTCAGCAAAACTTTCTGTGCCATAAGTTAAGTGATGATGCAGTTCGTAACTTTCTAAGCTTAACTGTTCTTCAAACAGTGAGTGCATTACAACTGCACCAGCACCAGCATCTTCCATGCGTTGAATGTTATCAATATTTTCTGTTAATGGAGATGATGAGGGGACAAGGGGCGATCGCAATTGCATCCCCATGTATGTTGTAGTTATGTCCATATCACTTTATTCCTAAATAGTTGAGAGGTGTGAAGTAATGCGATTTCTTAAAACCCCTCTCCAAACCTCTCCCCGAAGCGGGGAGAGGCTTTGAATCTTCCTCCCCTGCCCTTGTAGGGAAGGGGTTGGGGGTTAGGTTTTGAGAGAAAGCTGAAGTATGAAATTTCACACTTCATACTTTTCTGCTGCTAAATATTGATATGTTTGCCATCGGGTATTGACATCGGCTTGGGCTTCTTGGAGTAACTGCTTGGCTGCTTCTGGGTTAATTTTGGTCAGCATCTTGAAGCGGTTTTCTAGATACATCGATTGTTCTATCGAGAGTTTTGGTGTGCGGGAGTCTAGTTGTAGGGGGTTTTCGCCAAGGTTGCGGAGTTCTGGGTTATACCTATACAGTAGCCATCTACCTGAATCAACGGCGGCTTTTTGATTGTGCATACCTTGGCTCAAATCTATGCCGTGGGCAATGCAATGACTGTAAGCGATAATTAATGATGTCCCAGGATAAGCCTCGGCTTCTAAAAAGGCTTTGAGCGTTTGTTCATCTCTCGCACCCATCGCCACACTCGCAACGTAGACGTTACCGTAAGTCATGGCGATTAAACCTAAGTCTTTTTTGGGTGCAGGTTTACCACCAGCAGCAAATTTGGCGACGGCGGCTTTAGGAGTGGATTTGGACATCTGTCCGCCTGTGTTGGAATACACTTCTGTGTCAAGCACTAAAATATTCACATTGCGACCACTGGCGAAGACGTGATCTAGTCCCCCAAAGCCGATGTCATAAGCCCAACCATCACCGCCAATAATCCAGACGCTCTTTTTAACGAGGTAGTCGGCAATACTCAGCAGTTCTTTGGCTTTGGGGTGATTAATAATTTCTAGCTTGTGTTTGAGGATAGCAATGCGATCGCGTTGTTCGCAAATATCGGCTTCATCTTTCTGCACAGCATTCAAAATACTATTTGCTAGTTCTTCTCCTACCACTGGCGCGAGTAAAGTCAGCATTTCGGCGGCGAATTGGGCTTGTTTATCAATAGAAATGCGAAAACCTAACCCAAATTCGGCGTTATCTTCAAATAAACTATTAGACCAAGCAGGGCCTCGTCCTTCGGCGTTTTGTGTCCAAGGTGTTGTCGGTAAGTTACCACCATAAATCGAAGAACAACCTGTGGCGTTGGCAACAATCATGCGATCGCCAAACAACTGTGTTGCTAATTTAATATAGGGAGTTTCCCCACAACCGCCGCAAGCACCAGAAAATTCAAATAGCGGTTCTTGCATTTGCTGTTGGTTGATATGATTTAGCTTCAAGTTGCGTCTATCAGGGTTGGGAAGATTTAAGAAGAAATCCCAATTTTGCCGTTCAGCTTCTCGCAATGGGGGTTGCGGTTCCATATTGATAGCTTTTTTGCGCGTTTCGCTTTTATTCTTCGCCGGACACACATCTACACAAATACCGCAACCTGTACAATCTTCGGCGGCTACTTGGATAGTGTATTTTAAGCCGTGCCAATCATGGTCTTTGGCATTGGTACTCTTAAAAGTGGGCGGTGCATTTTCTAGTTCTTGGGGTTCGTAAACCTTGCTACGAATCACACTGTGAGGACACACCATCACACATTTACCACACTGCACGCAGACATCTGCATCCCATACAGGAATTTCTTGGGTAATGTTGCGTTTTTCCCATTTAGCAGTTCCGGTGGGGTAAGTTCCATCCACAGGTAACGCACTCACAGGTAAATCATCGCCACATTTAGCAATCATTGTACCTAGCACTTCCCGCACGAAAGTTGGTGCAGTATCGGGTACAGGTGAGCGCAGTTTAATGTGACTATCTATACCTGCTGGAACTTTGACTTTATGGAGATTATCTAAGCTGCGGTCTACGGCGTTGAGGTTCATTTGGACAATTTCATTGCCCTTTTTGCCGTAGGATTTGGTAATTGATTGCTTGATTTGGGCGATCGCTTCTTCTCGTAACAACACACCAGACAAGGCAAAAAAGCATACTTGCATTACCGTATTTATTCTGCCGCCCATCCCCGCTTCGCGGGCAACTTTATAAGCATTAATTACATAAAATTTGAGTTGTTTTGCAATAATTTGTGTTTGGACTAATCTCGGTAATTTCTGCCAAACATCTTCTACATTGTAAGGACTATTTAATAAGAAAGTTCCACCAGGAATAATATGCGCCAACATATCAAACTGTTCTAAAAATCCCCATTGGTGACAGGCGACAAAGTTGGCTTGGCTAATTAAATAAGTGGAGTGAATAGGTTGAGAACCGAAGCGGAGATGGGAAACCGTCACCGAACCAGATTTTTTCGAGTCGTAGACAAAATAACCTTGGGCGTAATTATCAGTTTCCTCGCCAATAATTTTGATGGAGTTTTTATTTGCACCCACAGTTCCATCGGAACCCAAACCATAGAAAATTGCCCGGACTATATTATCTGGTTCAATGTGAAATTCTGGGTCATAATCTAAGCTGGTATGGGTGACATCATCGTTAATACCAATGGTGAAATGATTTTTGGGTGTAGTCTCTGCCAAATTATCAAACACAGCTTTAATCATCGCCGGTGTAAATTCTTTGGAAGATAAACCATATCTTCCACCCACTACACCCTTACACCCCTGCACCCCTACACCCCAAACTTCATGCAAAGCAGTGATGACATCCAAATACAATGGTTCACCGGACGCGCCAGGTTCTTTAGTTCTGTCTAAAACGGCAATGCTGCGAGTCGTGGCGGGTAATGCAGCGATAAATCTTTGGCTATCAAAGGGACGATACAACCGCACTTTGACTACACCAACTTTTTCACCACGGGCATTGAGATAATCTACGGTTTCTTGGACGGCTTCGCAACCAGAACCCATAATCACGATAATTCTTTCGGCGGTGCGATCGCCATAATATTCAAATAATTGATATTGTCGCCCTGTCATTTGGGCGAACTCATCCATAATTTTTTGGGTGATATCTGGACAAGCATCATAATAAGAATTAACTGTTTCTCTGGCTTGAAAATAAACATCAGGGTTTTGGGCTGTACCCCGTAACACTGGTTTATCAGGAGTTAAGGCGCGGGAACGATGGGCAAATACTAATTCATTGGGGATGAATGCGCGTAAATCTTCTTCATTTAATAGTTCTAATTTATCAACTTCGTGGGAAGTGCGAAAACCATCAAAGAAATGTAAAAAAGGAAGGCGAGATTCTAAACTTGCTCTTGTAGAAATTAAAGCAAAATCATGGGCTTCTTGCACAGAGGCGGCGCATAACATTGCAAAACCAGTCCCACGACAAGCCATAACATCACTATGGTCGCCAAAAATTGAGAGACCTTGGGCGGCGAGCGATCGCGCAGCAATATGAAATACTGTAGGTGTGAGTTCTCCCGCTATTTTGTACATATTCGGGATCATCAACAATAATCCCTGAGATGCTGTGAATGTGGTTGTTAAAGAACCTGTTTGTAAAGCACCATGCACTGCACCTGCTACGCCGCCTTCACTCTGCATCTGTACTACTGTTGGTACAGTTCCCCAAATATTTGGTTTACTTTCACTCGCCCAAGCATCCGCCCATTCAGCCATCGGCGAAGAAGGAGTAATTGGATAAATTGCTATGACTTCATTCAGTCGATAGACAACTTGAGCTACTACCTCATTACCATCTATGGTTGCAAAGGTTCTCTGATTCATTTTCCTGTCTTCCCTCTGCCTTTGGCTTTTCTTCTAGACTTTGCTGTTTCTAAGTTGAAGTTAGGAGAAAAACATGAGGAAGTTGTGAGGAAAATTACATATTCGGACACCCAGGCATATTATCTCCAAGCAGCAACCGTGCCAGACTGGGTAAAGCTTCACCGTATGTAGGATGGATGTGAACCGATCGCTCTAACAATTGCCAAGTTGCTCCTGCTTCCATCAGGGATAAAAATACATGAACTAGTTCAGCAGTTTCGTACCCTACTAAGGTTGCTCCCAGGATTTTGTCTGTTTCGCGGTCGATTACCATCCGATAAAATCCGAGGTCATGCCCCCACTCGATCGCACGCGCAATTTGGCTCATGGGTAAGGTGACAGTATGGGCGTTGATACCTTGTTTCTGAGCCTGTTCTAAGGTCATACCCACCCGCCCTACCTGGGGTTCTGTGTAAACAGCATAACCAAGGACGCGATCGCTGCGTGTGCGGTTTTCTCCACACAAAATTGCTTTTAAGCGGCGATAGTCTTCCCATGACACATGGGTAAAAGCAGGCTGTTTGGCAGCATCTCCGATGGCATAGACTCCAGAACAGGTAGTCTGGAACTGGTCATCAATTTTGACAAAGCCTCGCTCGTCTAGCTCAATGCCGCTGGCGGTTGCATTTAAGGCACTTGTATTGGGTTTGCGTCCAATCGCCACCAGCAACGCTTCTCCCTGGAGTTGTTCGCCATTGCTCAGGGTTAAACTAAACACATTATTCTCGTGGGCGACGTGATTCACATTGACTCCAAAGTGGAGATGTATCCCATCCTGCTTGAATGCTTCTGCTAAGACCTTGCTGACATCAGGCTCTTCCTGTCCAAGGACGCGATCGCCCCGCACAATTAAGTGGGTCTGACTGCCCAACCGCGCTAGTCCTTGTCCCAATTCCAAGCCAATATAGCCGCCTCCAATCACCAATAAACGGGCTGGTAAGGTATTCAAGTCAAAGAAGTTACGGTTAGTTAAGTAGGGCGTTCCGGCAAGTCCGGGAATATCAGGAATTAGTGATGACGTGCCTGTGTTAATAATTACTAGAGGAGCCTGAAAGTTAACATCCCCACCTTTGACCGTCCGTTCACCGACAAAAGCAGCTTCGGCACAAATGACTTTAACACCCGCAGTCTCCAATCGCTTGTGAATCCCTTGATTAAAGGTGCTGCGGATGCCCCGAACTCGCTCCATGACCGCAGGGAAATCCACTTGAACCTCTGTGTGGATGCCTAACTTCTGACTCTGGCGCGCCCGACCTGCTGCATGAGCCGCTGCTAAGAACGCTTTGGACGGAGTGCAACCATAGTTAATGCAACTGCCACCTAAAGCATCCCGCTCAAACAAGACAACCTTACGTCCTTCATTGGCAAAATCAGCCGCCAGTGGAATGCCTCCTTGACCACTGCCGATCACGATGACATCTGCTGTTTCCATCAGCGCGACACTCCTTGGAGATAGTTGGCTTTCATCACACTCTCACACTCAAAGTTAAAACCTCTCTGCCTATTGAGGTAGGTGTGGATTAAGCGATGACATTTAAACCTAGCGAAGTCCACCAGCAATGTACAGCGTTTCGCCAGTGATCCAGGCTGAATCGGCAGAAGCCAGGAAGACAACAGCAGGGGCGATGTCTTGTGGCTGCCCAATCCTACCCAGTGGTGTTTGCGCTTCAATCTGTTGGCGGCCTTCACCCTCAGTAATTCCTGCTGTGTGCGTACCCTCAGTTTCCACCATGCCAGGATTAATGGAGTTGACTCGAATCTGGCGGGGGCCTAACTCTTTAGCTAACGACTTTGTGATAGCATCAACAGCCGCTTTGGTAGCACTATAGATTGAGGCGTTCGCAGGTGTAAAAGTGCTGACGAGAGAACTGATATTGATAATGCTACCGCCTGTCGAACCGAAGTGCTTTATGGCTTGTTGTGAGGCGAGGATTAATCCCAACACATTCAAATCGAATTGCTTGTGGAAGTGTTCTTCGGTGATGTTTTCAAGTGGGGAAAATTCATAAATTCCAGCATTGTTGACTAAAATATCCAGCCTACCGAATGTTTGCTGTGTCTGTGCAAACAGATGTTCAATCTCTGCTTTTTTGGCAACATTTGCCTGGAGAGCGATCGCCTTGCCTCCGTTGCTGACAATCTCGTCAACTACACGATTGGCTGCTTCTTGGCTAGATGCGTAGTTGACGACAACGCCTGCACCTTCGGCTGCCAGATGTTTGGCGATTGAGGCACCAATACCTTTCGACGCACCTGTAACGACTGCGATTTTGCCATCTAGTTTTGTCATACCTGTGATTCCTGTGGTTGTTGGGTTTAAGATATCTGTCCGAAATAGGTGCGAACTTAGATAACTGCATCCGCGATCGCTAACTAATCGATCAATTGCTACTTAATAGGTTGATACATAGCTGAATTTCAGCAGTCTAATTTTGATGATCTGATTGCGCGTTCCGGGACTGATCTTACTTTCAATCAGTTATCGTGATTAGTTAATTTTTGGTTAAACTTAGACTATCGATGTTCTTAATTTAAAATACCAGTTAACTTAGAGCGTACACACTTAGTGACATCAACGAGTAACGATAAAAGCACCCAGAGCGATCGCTACAACATATCATGAACATAAATAGGTTCCAATCAGGTGTGATATTATTTAACGCTGATTCCAGTCAAATTACTCCAGTTATTTGATTTAAAACAAAATTATCAGGTTGTGCGTGGTATTTGTAATGTTCTGTGTGAAAAACTGTGAACTGAGACGCACAACTCTAGATATTGCACAATAAATTTAGTTCGTTGTGGTGACTACCAACAAATGCCAACTACACTTGCTGACGCACAAAATTTAGTTTCTGACCTCATCTCCCGCTACTCATCCCGTGTAGATTATTTGA encodes the following:
- a CDS encoding dihydrolipoyl dehydrogenase family protein, giving the protein METADVIVIGSGQGGIPLAADFANEGRKVVLFERDALGGSCINYGCTPSKAFLAAAHAAGRARQSQKLGIHTEVQVDFPAVMERVRGIRSTFNQGIHKRLETAGVKVICAEAAFVGERTVKGGDVNFQAPLVIINTGTSSLIPDIPGLAGTPYLTNRNFFDLNTLPARLLVIGGGYIGLELGQGLARLGSQTHLIVRGDRVLGQEEPDVSKVLAEAFKQDGIHLHFGVNVNHVAHENNVFSLTLSNGEQLQGEALLVAIGRKPNTSALNATASGIELDERGFVKIDDQFQTTCSGVYAIGDAAKQPAFTHVSWEDYRRLKAILCGENRTRSDRVLGYAVYTEPQVGRVGMTLEQAQKQGINAHTVTLPMSQIARAIEWGHDLGFYRMVIDRETDKILGATLVGYETAELVHVFLSLMEAGATWQLLERSVHIHPTYGEALPSLARLLLGDNMPGCPNM
- a CDS encoding SDR family NAD(P)-dependent oxidoreductase produces the protein MTKLDGKIAVVTGASKGIGASIAKHLAAEGAGVVVNYASSQEAANRVVDEIVSNGGKAIALQANVAKKAEIEHLFAQTQQTFGRLDILVNNAGIYEFSPLENITEEHFHKQFDLNVLGLILASQQAIKHFGSTGGSIINISSLVSTFTPANASIYSATKAAVDAITKSLAKELGPRQIRVNSINPGMVETEGTHTAGITEGEGRQQIEAQTPLGRIGQPQDIAPAVVFLASADSAWITGETLYIAGGLR